The nucleotide sequence CCAATTAACAGGAACTACATGCTTACACTTTACAAAGTTAAAACACCGTATTCGAAGAATTTTCGATAACATTATAACCATAACCGAATCAATAACCACAAGCTTTAAATTAATATTGATAATAATGAAGGTCTGTATTTATATCTGTCGCAAGTCGGTGTCAAGAGTCACCCCAAGGTACTTTGTTGTTTTATTGTAGGCGAGTGTGGTGTTTTTACCTCCATTTACGGAAATACTTTCCCACTGTGTCTAAGTCCGCCGTGAGGATATCTTCTGTTTCTTTAAATGACTTACACTTTGTTGCAAGGACCCGATCATCGGTGTAACTTCCTTGATCTGGTTTCTGGTCTATCAGCGATGTACAGCTAAATAGAAGAGGAACTAGAACAGATCCCTGAGGCAGTCAATTTATTCAGCTTTCTTAGGGGCCACTTCAATCGTTTGGTCGGCTAGCATGCTGTTGATTATTCAAGCGGTAAATTTACAGGGGATTGCAGGGAGGAGCTTGTACATAATGCCTTCTCTAAAGACTGTATCGTCGGCCGCTGTTAGGTCTATAAAAGCGGCTTCAGTTTTAAGTTTACTCTGGAGACCTGCCTAAATAAATGTGGTAAGTTAAAGAACCTAATCAGAGCGGCTTCTTTTGGGTCGGAAACCTGCCTGATCAACCGGTATGGTTTCAAGTCTTCAAGTAGCTTTAGACTAATTCTATTGTAGATAAGTCGTTCTAGTAACTTAAACATCACCGATAGTAGGGCTATTGGTATGTAGTTTTTAGGGTTGTTATCATTTGGTTTCCCTGGTTTTAATATGGCAATGACCTTTGAGCGTTTGAGTTCCTGTGGTGAGGTACCGGTCTTCATAATGTCGGTCTTCATAAATTCATAAATTCGGGATAAATATTGTCAAAACATGAGGCATTACCTGGCTTTACGTCCTTGAGAGCAATAGTAACTTCTTCGAAATTGAAAGGGTGGGAGTATTTGGTTTCTGTAGattgaaattttaaagtattGAGCTCTCGTTTTACCTTGCTTGCATGTGGCTTGTCTTTCGGTGCTGTAGATGTCGATACCAGATGTAAGGCAATAGTGTTTGCGTTAATTCTTCTTTGTAGAGGAGAACAATCAACAGTGAGGAGACCTATGTACTGTACATGCGACAAAATACATACTGTACGACCCAATTAACGAGAACTATGTACTGTACATGCTTatactttacaaaattaaaacacCGCATTCGAAGAATTTTCGATAAAATTATAACCGAATCAATAATCACaagttttaaattaatattaaattaaatacaaTAGGAGAACCTTGATGCAAAAAGGGGATAAGTCACGATATGTAAATTCTTATATTCTCACTATATGTAAATTCACGGTATATAAACTCTATAGTAAGAGTCATATACAGCAACAAAAAACGAGCTTAAATAACAGAGAAATACAGCAATGGAACAGAACAATCATATGTTGGTGAAAAAAGAATACGTAATTTTGACTTACCCCCTTTTTGGATCAAAGGCCAAGGGGTATAAGTTAAAGGTAACTATAGTTCCATGATTACTTGCCTGATTTATCCCATTTTTGCACCAAACACTACCTAGGTAAATTTTGAGTAAAATAGTATCCATAACTCGATTTCGTTAACATGACGACTTATTTCCTTTTTGCATCAAGGTCCTTAATTATACTAAAGAGGAAGTTGTAAAGTTTTGGTTGTTTAAGAATTTCCGAAAAAATTGAACCCCTATTAATAACTACGTgctttaaattaatattaacaataataaAGGTATTTATTTACTTCCAGTACTACTACATGTCAGTTTATAACATACTCCGCCTAACGTTTTCCACTTCCAATAGCTCCTTAGTCTGGTCGTTAAATAGGCCCTCTTCTATGATTCTTtgtctcacttctttgtctattCCTTCGCTCCAACTTTTTCTCCGTCTACCTCATTTTCTCTTCccttctggttgccattttagtatttcctttggTATTCGTTGTAAGTCAACTGGGGGATGAATTATTAACATACGAAATTGTTCTACATTTTCGTTTCCATCTTTTTAAAGTACTTTcgaggtatattttaaataaaattggaaATAGACAACAACTTTGCTTCCATTTCTTTGATTTTACAAATCCTGTTGTTATTTGGAccgcgttatgcataactcgactaAGCGCCAAATTCAAGTTTTTTGGAATAATGCTGCCATCTATCAAGTAATGACGTTACCTATTTGGGAAAAAATCACCAAAGCCTAGAAATCtgtattttggaaaatattttacttttagcTAAACGCCAAATCGACTAAATGTCTGTAAACATTTGACAATACCCGACTAAGTGACTTAGATTTAGCATAATAAGACTATGCGACATAATATTGGCGCTTGGTCGCCTTATGCAAAAACGGAAATCGGCGGGATTTTGGCAGCATTGTTTCCGTCTTGTTAATTTGTTAATTCAGTTCAGTCTGTTGAGCAATATAAAAAGTGTcgcgttatattttttataaaagttgtgTTTAAAAGTGTAAAAAAGCGTGTAAATATGTTGCAGAGGACTGCTCTAATTTTAAACCGTGCTCgagaaataacaaacgaggagAAGGTAAGTTATTTTGTATTGTAAAAATTACCAGACATTATTTTTGAGGTGtaaattaaaaacttaaatttttacaGTAGTTTTGTTTatctttatttactttatttgtAGGAAGAAGGTATTCGGCAAGAAACAAGTTCGCTTCAGACTTATACCAACTTAGAACCGTTACAGGAAGTTGATTTTAACTCAGCAACAGATATTAGTGAGGTATGTTATtattaaagaccggattatatgttcctgatttgactgaaatatgtgcatatatatgtctgaaatatgagtaaaatatgttgaaaatattccctaaaagtttaaaatatgttccaaatatgtggaatatgtgaaaaacattttaaagtaacaagaaaatatgcattaaaaaatgtataaaagttttattaaataacggtaaGTACATATATTGACAAAATTAACCTAAATATACGAGTGTATACCTATTTAGTACCTATTACTATTACTTacgtttctacattttattccttcttataaaaacaattcacaatcaaatgtttttaaatattttcaatagtaaaattatgccgcctatccgttagtagtaatttgtatgttgaaaatctttgttcaacatcaactgatgtgattggtgcaaacattaacaatctccgcatttaaattggtattgacatcaaaatcgccacaaataatttggtttgcttcgtgtaataataattttaaatcactatttttctgtaaagtttcaatccattttttatttattgattgtccaattcttccagaaacttcttcagcgttttccttaaatttctgaattaaattaaggGACTCTTGTAGTGGAAACTATTCAGTTTCAAGATTGaggatggttttataaacaaatccataattcgatttaataaaacaaagctcattgtgcagtgatctgttttctaaacttgatttgcattttgaaatcgcaccaatatttgtttcttcaaaacataaaattagttcttttatagggagaaaatgttccgcataaaaacaggcagcttttaaatatgttccctaacttgtgattataggctccggtggcaaaggagtatttggtaatttttctttatatatctgaatccttaaaggcgattttacaaatattttcttcacgttgctaattaaactattaaatgTAGGAAATGAATTTCGAATTTCTTCCGCCACTCTGTCTAAACCATGCACCAAACACGTCACATGAATTAAATTGGGATATAAAACTTTTAGTTGTTGGTCAGATTTGACCATGTATGACGCAGCATCGGAAACCATAAGCAAGATTTTGTTAGCTGGAACAATGTCGGGAAGGAAAAAGTTCATGAATGCATCATTTAtaaacctaaccattgttacatggttaactgtgtcaagctgtttacagccaaaaatatgtcaaaatatgccaaaatatgttaaaaatatgccaaaatatgttaaaaatatgtcaaacggtcgaaaatatgttcaaaccatcaaaatatgttaaaaaacagaaaatattctaaatatgtaaaattaaattagtgtcaaacgcctttaattatcataattcgtccacatcctgaagcgtttgattgtatctttgatggttatcgatatgcaaaaaacatataatccggtctttagttattataagttttaatgTTTAACtaagttttgttaatttttacttattgttatttatagaaaGAAAGTACTCATACAGCAGCTGTTTCCCCAAAGACTTACAGCGATTTACAAACGGTTCGGGAAGTGGAATTTAATCTAAAATTACCAGACATAATTTATGAGGTataaaaaaccaaataaatagcagatttctaaatttttatttactttatttgtAGGAAGGAAGTAATTCGGATGGATATTCAAACAAGGAAAATGAAATAGGTGACGTAAGAGTAATGGATGATAATCAAAATCAAGAAGAAGACCGACAGTCGGGTCGGAAAGAATATCGTCAAGATTTAAATTTTGTCAACAGAGATATTAATGAAGATAACAATATAGTAGAGATGGAGCAATCCGATAAAGGAGAAAATGATGGGGAAAAGAATGGCGTAAAatctaaagaaaaaaaatatcaggGCCGTCCAAAAAAAGGGAGAAAGAGAAAGTTCCCTAGTCAGAATAGAGAAATCCGCAAAAAACACTGCATTCAAAATAAATCATACTTTACACAAAAAGGAGAAATGAAACTAAAAAAAGAGTTTCGTCAGTATTTGTGCAAATGCGACTGTCTATCGAAAGTTGGCATTGAAAATGCTAAACAAGAATACGACAAATTTTATGAAGTAAGTTCGCATGATGCTCAACGTGCCTTAATTTGCGCCATGGTTCAAGAAGGtccaataaaaagaaaaagaaaacaaaattctacTAAAAAAATGCACTCCAGGGTGTACAATATTAATGGCCACGTAGTTTGCAAAACATTTCTGTTGCAAACCCTAAGAATTTCGAGTGCAAAAGTGGATAATGccttaaaatcaaaaaaaaaaggATAGAAGGAGTTAAAGACTTAAGAGGAAGAGCAGgcggaaaaaataaaatatcagaaGAACGATTGCAAGAAATATTAGAACATATTGAACAATTTCCAAAATATAAGTCTCATTATGCAAGGGAAAAAACAAGTTCAATGTACTTACGAGCAGACACTACATTGCCCATTATGTACGATTTGTACAAGCAGCAAGTTAATAATTCACCTGTGTCGTTTTCGAAGTACAAAAACGTTTTTTTAACTCATTTTAATTTCAGAAGAAAACCACTGAAAAAAGACACTTGTAACCTTTGTGACAAATTAGAAATTCTAATAAACAACAGCGCCACAGAAGAACaagttaaatataaaactgaGAGAGATAACCACATCGATTCCGCTGAAGAAGCAAGACAAGCTTTAAATGCAGACAGAAAGCGTGCAAAATTTGACGAACAACTTGAAGTATTGTGTTTTGATATGGAAAAAACACTGCCTCTTCCCCGTATACCTACAAATGTAGTTTTTTACAAACGCCAACTTTGGCTTTATAATCTAGGTATACATACAGCTAAACATAATAAAGGCCATTGTTATGTGTGGTTAGAAGGCGAAGCCGGCAGAGGGGCCCAAGAAGTTGGCTCTTGTTTATTTAGACATGTGTTGAAAGCTAGAGATATGGAGGCATGTAAACATTTAATTTTGTGGTCGGACAGCTGTGGAGGGCAGAACCGAAACATTAAAATAGTTTTGATGTTAAATGCCATTTTTGATGTGCATCCTTTACTGGAAAGAATCACTTTACGTTTCCTTACATCTGGCCATAGTTTTTTGCCAAATGATACAGATTTTGGTGACATTGAATGCGCcttaaaattccaacaaagaatGTATTCACCGGTAGACTACATGAATGTAATGAGTTCGTGCCGAAAAAAAAATCCTCTAATCGTTCACAAAATGAAGAAGGAACACTTTTTCGGTACTTGTAATTTGGAAAAAAGAGTCGTCAATAGAAAAGTGGATatctttaataataaaattaattggcttaaattcaaagagatttaaCTCAGAAAAGAATGCCGCGAAAAACTTTTTGTTAAATATTCTTTCCACGAAGAAGCTCATGAGATAAGTCTACAAAAGAAACGAGGAAGACCATCATCAGAACTTtatcaaaattttaaagaatcaCTTGTGCTGCTATGGCCagtagagatgttgaaaaagtatctattcgttacaaagtactcgttacttacgaataccgaaagtaacgattactatacagaggagcaaatcgttactttgattactctgattacttctgttacttcgtaccaatcgtatcagagcgagtaacgactattgtatctactttgattactttgattactctgattacttcgttacttcgtaccaatcgcatcaaagcgagtaacgactattgtatctacaaccagtacacttgattactttctaccaatcgtatcccagcgagtaacggacgggaccggtattttacgagtgttatcgatTATCGTTATCTGTATGAAGCGTTTAATGGCTGTGAGCGTCAGATCTTCACACTGTGAGGGTGAGGAGAAAATAGAAcatgaaacagagggaggtataatggaggtaaaatatgtaatgtatgtcattaacaaagatcgaatgcgagaaccctatatttttatctagatctatatctatacctatacaaaatacccaCCTaatgagaaatacgattctcgatatgattaccggtactcaaatacaaaagtaatcatagtacctaatcaaagtaacgaatactgtaaatgattactttatacaaaagtaacgatttgtaacgaatactcgaaagtaactataatcaacattaCTAATGGCCAGATGGGAAGCCAATACCAGATAAAAAACTTGAGGATCTAAAATTTTTGCTTAGCCTTATTCCAAAAGATGCCAAAGAGTTTTACAAAAAATTGACTGGTGATCCAAATATGGAAGATGATATAGATGGGTTAAATGGACCTCTTGATTTTGATCTTGAAGATGATGAACTTTAGTAAGGTCTTAtaccaattttgtttttatatcagACTACAGTTTTATAAGATAGTAACTATCTTATGATACAACACTGTTGTTATGTTTAGTTTTACAATGTAGTTTTGtcataaaacaataaaaatattctatAAACCACATGTTTTAATTCGCATAAACCTCCCAAGCGACAGTTTTGTTTAGTAAACGACTTATGCAAATTATTAAAATGTTAATAACGAAAAAAGCAATACGCGACCAAACGCCATTTTTGTCTATATCagctaaaatataattttaaaactttaaataataatacaacaaaattcattttaccgtttttaaaaatatatctaaaaatcaaatttttaaaatgttaaatagattTTTCAGAACGCCATAAacttaaattcatttttctcaaaaaggtaaaagtggcgcttggtcgagttatgcataacgcggTCCATTTGTGccctgtttttatttttgttactgCTGTGCTTTTAATACATAGCTAAAATAAATACGAATGCAATTTCTATCTACAGTTTATGGATCCAGTGGCGGCTGgccagaggaggcaagggaggcttagtcaccccataaattttttacatatgctacactgttttgtttatcttgaatcgcgaaaaagaacaagcactctcactattatacaacgtgtaaattccatattatcactaaatatccatatgcatggagcattagcattagaacgcatgattgcgtccagttttttattattattgtcgGTAGGACCCTgtgttatcccgagatgcatgaacagAGCCGAGAAGCCGGCCagcctccgttgctaatgctaCGCCCAGCGCAGCaagcgtttaaggagacccggtctcctaacagtggcatctacggtgccatcacgcGCTGCCCGGAGATTTACCAACGGAGGCTAACTAGATTTTCGGCCCCGTTGCCGTTGTGTacatctcgggacaacgaattttagggtcctgactaaacataatgaaaaaactaaaagtgcgaattttgttatgaaatttggtatttgggattagaataatatttggaacaacttgttcaaataactttgtCGATATTtgtaactcaaagcaaaatatcggtttTTGGATTCGGctgcgtttagaattaaaaaaaattcagttgagtatcttaaaaaatgtgaaccgtcaacctgtatggactgcaaaacttcaaatgtttaggtatttattttgatatgcatatctacttacaaagatggaattgttaaccaataaacgacacaaactttggtattaaatttttacaattagactaattatttttaaaatgatgtgatattatgaaattatgaattatgatgatattatgaaatgtaaataaaaaatgttcaaaaaatgtggccttacattacattttttggcgcattttgtTGTTAGTCTAGATATTTtagagttaggtatagcctcccctattgtaaaaatcacgagccgccactgggatTAACTCAATGATATCTTCTTGTAGCCTTTCGTCACCTTCTTTTAAAAATTGTTgtcttttaagtttttattatagTTAGTCACGTCTAATTATAACCTGCTCACTTTTACCATTCACCATTTGCAGGAAATAAAAGAAACTTCAACCACCTTTATTTTTTGTCGAGCAGTGTATTAGTTATAGCTCATATTTAAAATCAGATGCCACTCACAATATAATACCGACTATTGTCTCATCCCCATAAAGTTTTATTAGCTACATTGAAATAGTGACTACAAAAGCTGATGATATATATCCAACGTCAAGTTGGCGCAGTCAACGTCGAAAGTTCCACGTCAAGAATGCACTAAAATGCATATCTTCGTTTTATTGAAGTTATAAAAACAATGTAAAGTTATCTAGCAGAAAATCCCGAGAGCTGAAGTCTCGGAATAATACAACTTTTTAGTGACTTGTGAATTTATAGGTCTTTGCATGTAAGTAAATGTCATATATTCGAAATCGTCAACGGATCATTGTTCATTTATCATTCCCCTTCACGTCGAGTATGTATATTACTACATACAAGATAAGAAGCAAGAATGCTGCATTGAcctctatttaaaataagtaatatctGACTTCGTGCTTTGTCCATTTTTCTTATTGAATCTACTAAATTTTCGTATGTAGGTAATGTTGTCTGTAATATCATCTGAAACACATCTTAAGGAATAACACCAtctagtttctttgtttttaaagatcTCATGGAAATTCAAAAGCAAAATGTTCACAAATCATAAGACTACAAAATGATTCGGATGTATATCCATCCTTGTACCTTAACCTCCCTACAGATGTCTTAAACTTAACATaataaaaacatttcttttcttccatcGGGTGTAagctcaaaaaaagaaaaatgtataaacattttcaatttctttgcaacacgaaaatgcagctgctgcataatactctggttaaatcgaagagtgcaggaagagtctataccggtttcggaggtctttcccccctcatcagtagtcccatatcctcttctctttgggcccttccgaatttcaaggaaagaaatgtcacggatgaactagagccatctaccgaaaaca is from Diabrotica virgifera virgifera chromosome 9, PGI_DIABVI_V3a and encodes:
- the LOC126891613 gene encoding DNA ligase 1-like, with protein sequence MLQRTALILNRAREITNEEKEEGIRQETSSLQTYTNLEPLQEVDFNSATDISEKESTHTAAVSPKTYSDLQTVREVEFNLKLPDIIYEEGSNSDGYSNKENEIGDVRVMDDNQNQEEDRQSGRKEYRQDLNFVNRDINEDNNIVEMEQSDKGENDGEKNGVKSKEKKYQGRPKKGRKRKFPSQNREIRKKHCIQNKSYFTQKGEMKLKKEFRQYLCKCDCLSKVGIENAKQEYDKFYEVSSHDAQRALICAMVQEGPIKRKRKQNSTKKMHSRVYNINGHVVCKTFLLQTLRISSAKVDNALKSKKKG